In one Magallana gigas chromosome 9, xbMagGiga1.1, whole genome shotgun sequence genomic region, the following are encoded:
- the LOC105348497 gene encoding uncharacterized protein, translating into MITDCNLLTQINTSVKFPPPAYIHRITLQLIQHKLIPIPHEEGSIEMSKLSYTEETAGDRKCRNGTEELTVLFLRRLAKGFLSGVGLYSGVKIISALMRNPFREKLPSAIREIFSLDCLRFATFLGLYPSVYELLRELLEKVRKKKDGWNNMAAGGLAGLTLCVEDPTRRLVFCLFAISRAIGALISTLVAREKIPEIPYSETAFFCLCCAFLIYCTALNPQLLNSGYYHSVLKWSRDYTDKKLQKLFREPGGRFLTCQEVGLHKDNCFRHAVLDWAKSFPAFAKLYFPIHVAPVVIFRRKILLEQPYRVMKSLLKNTLFSTAFLATMVMLAKYVICLLRNLSHTPPPLSPYIPATAGLVCGLGVLFERASRRKELSLFLVPHTLYALYMWTKQKNILRDLPFGSVALFAVSMVSVMHAYEREPESLSLLLNGVLKYFIGERTNVRVRIGKRVRKISEMLG; encoded by the exons ATGATTACGGACTGTAACCTTTTAACACAGATCAACACATCAGTAAAGTTTCCCCCACCAGCGTATATACACAGAATCACACTACAACTTATTCAG CACAAACTTATACCTATCCCGCATGAAGAGGGAAGTATCGAAATGTCGAAACTAAGTTACACGGAGGAGACGGCAGGGGACCGAAAATGTCGGAACGGTACAGAGGAGTTGACTGTGCTGTTTCTAAGGCGACTGGCGAAGGGATTTCTGAGCGGAGTGGGATTATATAGTGGTGTGAAGATTATCTCGGCTCTCATGAGGAACCCCTTCAGGGAGAA ATTACCGAGCGCCATCAGAGAGATCTTTTCTTTAGACTGTCTTCGCTTTGCCACCTTTCTTGGTCTCTACCCTAGTGTATATGAGTTACTAAGGGAACTTCTGGAGAAAGTCAGGAAAAAGAAG GACGGATGGAACAATATGGCGGCCGGTGGATTGGCGGGTTTGACTCTGTGTGTTGAGGATCCGACACGGCGACTGGTCTTCTGTCTTTTTGCCATATCAAGGGCCATAGGAGCCTTAATCTCCACCCTCGTAGCCAGGGAGAAAATTCCGGAAATTCCGTATTCGGAGACGGCTTTCTTCTGTTTGTGTTGTGCTTTCCTTATCTATTGCACAGCGCTGAATCCACAGCTTCTGAATTCCGGATATTACCACTCTGTACTCAAATGGTCACGTGATTACACAGACAAAAAACTACAAAAGTTATTCAGAGAACCCGGGGGTCGATTTCTAACCTGTCAAGAAGTTGGTTTGCACAAAGACAACTGTTTCCGCCACGCTGTTCTAGACTGGGCAAAAAGCTTTCCTGCATTTGCTAAACTGTACTTTCCAATTCACGTTGCGCCTGTCGTTATATTTAGGCGAAAAATACTTCTTGAACA GCCATACAGAGTCATGAAATCTCTCTTAAAGAACACTCTTTTCTCTACTGCTTTCCTGGCAACCATGGTGATGCTAGCCAAATACGTGATATGTCTGCTGAGAAACCTGTCTCATACACCCCCACCCCTGTCCCCATATATACCCGCTACGGCTGGCTTAGTCTGCGGACTTGGTGTTCTATTCGAACGCGCATCTAGGCGGAAGGAGCTGTCATTGTTCTTGGTTCCTCACACGCTTTATGCGTTATACATGTGGACCAAGCAGAAAAACATTCTGAGAGACCTTCCGTTTGGCTCCGTAGCCTTGTTTGCCGTTTCCATGGTTTCTGTGATGCATGCTTATGAACGAGAACCCGAGTCTCTCTCTTTGTTGTTGAATGGAGTGCTTAAATACTTCATTGGAGAGAGGACAAACGTGCGGGTGAGAATCGGTAAGAGGGTGAGAAAAATTAGCGAGATGTTGGGATGA